The Fortiea contorta PCC 7126 genome has a segment encoding these proteins:
- a CDS encoding HAD family hydrolase — MVTIKCRNITFSEIQAILFDKNGTLEDSEIYLRSLGQKAARLIDAQIPGTGEPLLMAFGINGDVLDPAGLIAVASRRETEIATAAYIAETGKGWFECLQIARQALNEAEKYVDQTPAPLFAGSLEVLKYLWERGLKLGILSAAPTQEVYQFVANYQLSDYIQLQMGVDDGPSKPDPILFLQACQALGVEPGATLMVGDAVGDMQMARDAKANGTIGITWVGKSEHVKGADVVINRLDEIQIIND; from the coding sequence TTGGTAACTATTAAATGTAGAAATATAACTTTTTCAGAGATTCAAGCGATTTTATTTGATAAAAACGGTACTCTGGAAGACTCGGAAATATATTTGCGATCGCTCGGACAAAAAGCAGCCCGGTTAATAGATGCTCAAATTCCCGGAACTGGTGAACCCTTATTAATGGCTTTTGGAATCAACGGTGATGTCCTCGACCCTGCTGGTTTAATCGCCGTAGCTAGTCGCCGGGAAACAGAAATTGCCACAGCAGCATATATTGCCGAAACGGGGAAAGGATGGTTTGAGTGTTTACAGATAGCGCGCCAAGCTTTAAACGAAGCGGAAAAATACGTTGACCAAACGCCTGCGCCGCTGTTTGCGGGAAGTTTGGAGGTGTTGAAATATCTCTGGGAAAGGGGACTAAAACTTGGTATTCTCTCAGCCGCCCCTACTCAAGAAGTTTATCAGTTTGTAGCCAATTATCAACTAAGTGATTACATTCAGCTACAAATGGGAGTAGATGACGGGCCTAGTAAACCAGACCCTATACTATTTTTGCAAGCTTGTCAAGCTTTGGGCGTAGAACCGGGAGCTACATTGATGGTGGGGGATGCTGTGGGTGATATGCAAATGGCGCGGGACGCGAAGGCGAATGGTACTATCGGCATCACTTGGGTGGGAAAATCAGAACATGTCAAAGGTGCGGATGTGGTGATTAATCGACTCGATGAAATTCAAATCATCAACGACTAA
- a CDS encoding thioredoxin family protein gives MTNNTPANSPTQTEITTGTRVRNFLIAIVAIALGAALFLGLRTETTSASLSKLSEAATPLEVAVSNGKPSLVEFYADWCAVCQKMAPDIAQIEQQYADKVNFVMLNVDNTKWLPEMLKYRVDGIPHFVFLSKDGESLAQTIGDQPRAVMSSNLDALIAGDSLPYAQASGQVSKFSAPVAPTATQDDPRSHGSQVVD, from the coding sequence ATGACTAACAATACACCAGCTAACTCGCCCACTCAGACCGAAATCACAACTGGGACGCGGGTGAGAAACTTTTTAATTGCAATAGTAGCGATCGCCCTGGGTGCTGCCTTATTCTTAGGATTGCGGACTGAAACTACTTCTGCTTCTCTTTCCAAGTTGAGTGAAGCTGCTACACCTCTAGAAGTCGCTGTTAGCAACGGTAAACCATCTCTAGTGGAGTTCTACGCTGACTGGTGTGCTGTCTGCCAAAAAATGGCTCCCGACATCGCTCAAATTGAACAGCAGTACGCTGATAAAGTAAATTTTGTCATGCTGAATGTAGATAACACTAAATGGCTACCAGAGATGCTCAAATATCGGGTAGATGGGATTCCCCATTTTGTGTTTTTAAGTAAAGATGGCGAATCGTTAGCACAAACAATTGGCGACCAACCCCGCGCGGTGATGTCCTCAAACTTAGACGCCTTGATTGCTGGTGATTCTCTCCCTTATGCTCAAGCTAGCGGACAAGTTTCTAAATTTTCCGCACCAGTAGCACCGACAGCTACTCAAGACGACCCCCGCAGTCATGGAAGTCAAGTAGTGGATTAG
- a CDS encoding type II toxin-antitoxin system VapC family toxin, translating into MTWILDTDHASLFLAGNKSIIAAVAKHSKDIAITVITVQELFNGWAGRLNNPAPEKNFTQLYTKLWETTEFIKVITVLNFDNNAESCYEMLRKSSKELAKNRIDKDLRIASIALTQNAIIVTRNNRDFSQIPNLKIENWSE; encoded by the coding sequence ATGACATGGATTCTGGATACTGACCATGCATCGCTGTTTTTAGCTGGAAATAAATCAATAATTGCTGCTGTTGCTAAACACTCTAAGGATATAGCAATTACGGTGATTACTGTTCAAGAATTATTTAACGGCTGGGCTGGTAGATTGAATAACCCAGCCCCAGAAAAAAATTTTACTCAACTTTATACTAAGCTCTGGGAGACTACTGAATTTATTAAGGTAATAACTGTCTTAAATTTTGATAACAATGCTGAATCATGCTATGAAATGTTAAGAAAAAGCTCTAAAGAACTTGCAAAAAATAGGATTGATAAAGACTTACGAATTGCTTCAATTGCTCTTACCCAAAATGCAATCATAGTCACACGTAATAATAGAGACTTTTCTCAAATTCCCAACCTAAAGATAGAAAATTGGTCAGAGTGA
- a CDS encoding Eco57I restriction-modification methylase domain-containing protein, which yields MTLDFQRTRELLHNFQFQDLFIQQLGWSDSSLQKAVTLEIDDITEHSQNPLTSTTLSQRQSELEHSQNPLTSTTLSQRQSELEHSQNPLTSTTLSQRQSELERSQNPLTERSRSERRSQKTYQYQRIAESSGVAIFEVTAADGAIPDAKTRDAIHKEITNLIAENLLIFIDGQRTRSLWYWVKREGNNSSTSLTIKSYKREPLYVKGQPGDLFLSKLGSLVIDITELEDDHLSVVEIARRLQDAFDVEPVTKKFYKEFQEEHKLFLQHIKGINNEADKRWYASVIFNRMMFVYFLQRKSFLDNGDLNYLQNRLKQSKEQGENLFYSNFLKTLFFDSFATPESDRDPAVEKLVGVIKYLNGGLFLQHRIEHENQISIPDVAFEKVLALFAKYSWNLDDTPGGKDDEISPDVLGYIFEKYINQKAFGAYYTRPQITEYLCDRTIHKLILDRVNDSLSDKYKPFEDYNELIFNLDSKICDLLINDILPKLSILDPACGSGAFLVAAMKTLLLVYGAVMGMIDIVGDASLKQQLQEIREKHQSISYYLKKRIVTDNLYGVDIMEEATEIAKLRLFLALVSSTHDVNQLEPLPNIDFNIMAGNSLIGLMNVDENAFDRIGDYQQGNLLQILAASNYRNILENKNKSINQYKNHAFRQEDLEGTSQQQRLQMLKSDIEKLNQESQEKLNRLLLDEFSTRLGIKYEEIQTTGKASPERSRRAKKRFLNVDDIAALKPFHWGYHFDKVLGSGGFDAIITNPPWEIFKPQAKEFFAQHNELVTKNKMDIKDFEKEQKKLLENPEVAAAWLDYQSQYPHISAYYRSAEQYKNQISVVNGKKAGTDINLYKLFLEQCFNLLRLNGECGIVIPSGIYTDLGAKQLREMLFNQTSVTGLFCFENRKTIFEEVDSRFKFVVLTFAKGGKTTEFPSAFMRHDVQELQRFPGDESLAITIDMVRKLSPDSLGIVEFANNYDLSIAEKVSKYPLLGQKINNCWNISLQSEFHMTNDSYLFCKDSKPEMMPLYEGKMIHQFNHQFEKPRYWIDEKEGRAAVLGKKEDNRQKLDYQDYRLGFRKIASSTNERTMISAIIPQKFHSESFQSVRTYDYEGNRQINYDVMLYLSGVWNSFVLDYLLRLRVTANVNFFYVYQLPVPRLTKNDRTFSDIVQRAAKLICTTREFDELAQEVGLGSHTNGVTDASERAKLRAELDGIIAHLYGLTETEFAYILSTFPIVPEQVKQDALTAYRDFAPVTSDADIRLVG from the coding sequence ATGACACTTGACTTTCAGCGAACACGCGAATTATTACATAATTTTCAATTTCAGGACTTGTTCATCCAACAATTGGGTTGGTCAGATTCTTCACTTCAAAAAGCAGTAACATTAGAAATAGACGATATCACTGAGCATAGTCAAAATCCGCTGACTTCGACTACGCTCAGTCAGCGTCAAAGTGAGCTTGAGCATAGTCAAAATCCGCTGACTTCGACTACGCTCAGTCAGCGTCAAAGTGAGCTTGAGCATAGTCAAAATCCACTGACTTCGACTACGCTCAGTCAGCGTCAAAGTGAGCTTGAGCGCAGTCAAAATCCGCTCACTGAGCGCAGTCGAAGTGAGCGTCGAAGTCAAAAAACCTACCAATACCAACGAATAGCTGAAAGTTCTGGTGTTGCTATATTTGAAGTGACAGCAGCTGATGGTGCTATTCCTGATGCGAAAACTCGGGATGCAATTCACAAAGAAATTACTAACTTAATCGCTGAAAATTTGTTGATATTTATTGATGGTCAGCGTACGCGCAGTCTTTGGTATTGGGTGAAGAGAGAAGGAAATAATAGTTCGACTTCGCTCACTATAAAAAGTTATAAACGTGAACCTTTATATGTCAAAGGTCAACCGGGAGACTTATTTTTAAGTAAGCTTGGTTCTCTAGTTATTGATATCACCGAACTGGAAGATGATCATCTTTCGGTTGTAGAAATTGCGCGTCGTCTTCAAGATGCATTTGATGTAGAACCTGTAACCAAGAAATTTTATAAAGAATTTCAAGAGGAACATAAGCTATTTTTACAGCATATCAAAGGAATCAACAACGAGGCTGATAAACGTTGGTATGCGTCGGTGATTTTCAATCGGATGATGTTTGTTTATTTTCTTCAGCGTAAGAGTTTTTTGGATAACGGAGATTTAAATTATTTACAAAATCGGCTCAAACAAAGCAAAGAACAAGGTGAGAACCTTTTTTATAGTAATTTTCTGAAAACTTTATTTTTTGATAGCTTTGCTACACCAGAATCAGACCGTGATCCAGCAGTTGAAAAGTTAGTTGGGGTGATTAAATACCTCAATGGGGGATTATTTCTGCAACATCGTATTGAACACGAAAATCAGATTTCAATTCCTGATGTAGCATTTGAAAAAGTTTTAGCATTATTTGCTAAATATTCTTGGAATTTAGACGACACACCAGGAGGAAAAGATGACGAAATCTCGCCAGACGTTTTAGGGTACATATTTGAAAAATACATTAATCAAAAAGCATTTGGTGCTTATTATACTCGTCCACAAATCACTGAATATCTTTGTGATCGAACGATTCATAAACTCATTTTAGACCGCGTTAATGATTCTTTGTCTGACAAGTATAAACCTTTTGAAGATTACAACGAACTGATATTTAACTTAGATTCAAAAATCTGTGATTTATTAATTAACGATATTCTGCCAAAATTATCAATTCTTGACCCAGCTTGTGGTTCTGGTGCATTTCTTGTAGCTGCGATGAAAACACTCCTCTTAGTTTATGGTGCTGTCATGGGGATGATTGATATCGTCGGAGATGCAAGTTTAAAGCAACAACTGCAAGAAATTAGGGAAAAACATCAATCTATATCTTACTACTTAAAAAAACGGATTGTTACTGATAATCTCTATGGCGTTGACATTATGGAAGAAGCCACAGAAATTGCTAAATTGCGCTTATTTTTAGCTTTAGTATCTTCCACTCATGATGTGAATCAATTAGAACCATTGCCTAATATTGATTTTAATATTATGGCAGGTAATTCGCTGATTGGATTGATGAATGTGGATGAAAATGCGTTTGATAGAATTGGAGATTATCAGCAAGGGAATTTGTTACAGATACTGGCTGCAAGTAATTATCGAAATATATTAGAAAATAAGAATAAGTCGATTAACCAATATAAAAATCACGCTTTTCGTCAGGAAGATTTAGAAGGAACATCACAACAACAACGCTTACAGATGTTGAAGAGTGATATTGAAAAGTTGAATCAGGAATCTCAAGAAAAATTAAATAGGTTGTTGTTGGATGAATTTAGCACACGTTTAGGTATTAAATATGAGGAAATTCAAACTACTGGGAAAGCTAGCCCTGAGCGGAGCCGAAGGGCAAAAAAGCGGTTTTTAAATGTTGATGATATTGCTGCATTGAAGCCTTTTCACTGGGGTTATCATTTTGATAAAGTTTTAGGAAGTGGTGGTTTTGATGCGATTATTACTAATCCACCTTGGGAAATTTTCAAGCCGCAAGCGAAAGAGTTCTTCGCACAGCATAATGAATTGGTGACGAAAAATAAGATGGATATTAAGGATTTTGAAAAAGAACAGAAAAAACTTTTAGAAAATCCTGAAGTTGCAGCAGCTTGGTTAGATTATCAAAGTCAATATCCTCATATAAGTGCTTATTATCGTTCAGCAGAACAGTATAAAAATCAGATTTCTGTTGTGAATGGGAAGAAAGCAGGAACGGATATTAATCTCTATAAGTTATTTCTCGAACAGTGCTTTAACCTTTTGCGTTTAAATGGTGAGTGTGGAATTGTAATTCCTAGCGGTATTTATACTGATTTAGGTGCTAAACAACTACGAGAAATGTTGTTTAATCAGACAAGTGTAACTGGGTTATTCTGCTTTGAAAATCGCAAAACAATTTTTGAAGAAGTTGATAGTCGTTTTAAATTTGTTGTACTTACCTTTGCGAAGGGTGGAAAAACAACAGAATTTCCATCAGCTTTTATGCGTCATGATGTACAGGAACTGCAAAGATTTCCTGGTGATGAGAGTTTAGCGATTACCATTGATATGGTGCGGAAATTATCACCTGATAGCTTAGGAATAGTTGAATTTGCGAATAATTATGATTTATCAATAGCAGAAAAAGTTTCTAAATATCCACTTTTAGGTCAAAAAATAAATAACTGTTGGAATATTAGTTTACAAAGTGAATTTCACATGACCAATGATAGCTATCTCTTTTGCAAAGATAGCAAACCTGAAATGATGCCTTTATATGAAGGCAAAATGATTCACCAATTTAACCACCAGTTTGAAAAACCGCGATACTGGATTGATGAAAAAGAAGGAAGAGCAGCTGTACTGGGTAAAAAGGAAGATAATAGGCAAAAGCTTGACTATCAGGATTACAGACTTGGATTTCGCAAGATAGCAAGTAGTACAAATGAGAGAACAATGATTTCAGCAATCATTCCTCAAAAATTTCACTCAGAAAGTTTTCAATCTGTTCGTACATACGACTATGAAGGAAATCGTCAAATAAACTATGATGTAATGCTTTATCTTAGCGGAGTTTGGAATAGCTTTGTTTTAGATTATTTACTGCGTTTGAGAGTAACTGCTAATGTGAATTTTTTTTACGTCTACCAACTACCAGTTCCACGCCTAACAAAAAACGATCGCACTTTTTCCGACATAGTACAACGCGCAGCCAAACTTATCTGCACCACAAGAGAATTTGACGAATTAGCGCAAGAAGTCGGACTCGGTTCTCACACCAATGGAGTCACCGACGCAAGCGAAAGAGCCAAACTCCGCGCCGAACTCGACGGAATCATAGCTCATCTCTATGGTTTAACCGAAACCGAATTTGCATACATCCTCTCCACATTCCCCATCGTTCCCGAACAAGTCAAACAAGATGCATTAACAGCATATCGGGACTTTGCACCTGTAACGAGTGATGCGGATATTAGACTTGTTGGATAA
- the psbB gene encoding photosystem II chlorophyll-binding protein CP47, with the protein MGLPWYRVHTVVLNDPGRLISVHLMHTALVAGWAGSMALYELAIYDPSDPVLNPMWRQGMFVLPFLSRLGVTQSWGGWNVTGGPSTDPGFWSFEGVAAAHIVLSGLLFLAAVWHWVYWDLELFRDPRTGEPALDLPKMFGIHLFLSGLLCFGFGAFHLTGLFGPGMWVSDPYGITGSIQPVAPEWGPDGFNPFNPGGIVAHHIAAGIVGIIAGLFHLTVRPPERLYKALRMGNIETVLSSSIAAVFFAAFVVAGTMWYGNATTPIELFGPTRYQWDQGYFRQEIDRRVQNSVAQGASLSEAWSQIPEKLAFYDYVGNSPAKGGLFRTGPMVKGDGIAQSWQGHAVFTDSEGRELTVRRLPNFFETFPVILTDKDGVIRADIPFRRAESRYSFEQSGVTVSFYGGDLNGKTFTEPAEVKKYARKAQGGEIFEFDRETLNSDGVFRTSPRGWFTFGHAVFALLFFFGHIWHGARTIYRDVFAGVEADLEEQVEWGLFQKVGDKTTRRKGA; encoded by the coding sequence ATGGGACTACCCTGGTACCGAGTACATACAGTAGTTCTGAATGATCCAGGGCGACTGATTTCTGTACACTTGATGCACACAGCCTTAGTAGCAGGCTGGGCTGGTTCAATGGCACTATATGAACTGGCTATTTATGATCCCAGCGATCCAGTTCTCAACCCGATGTGGCGCCAAGGAATGTTTGTGCTTCCCTTCCTGTCACGTCTAGGCGTCACTCAATCTTGGGGTGGTTGGAACGTTACAGGCGGCCCCTCTACTGATCCTGGCTTCTGGTCATTTGAAGGTGTAGCCGCTGCTCACATCGTGCTCTCCGGTCTGTTGTTCTTGGCCGCTGTTTGGCACTGGGTTTACTGGGACTTGGAACTCTTTAGAGACCCCCGCACCGGCGAACCTGCGCTAGACCTGCCAAAGATGTTTGGCATTCACCTGTTCTTATCCGGTTTACTCTGTTTTGGCTTCGGTGCTTTCCACCTCACAGGCTTATTTGGCCCAGGGATGTGGGTTTCTGACCCCTACGGTATCACCGGCAGCATCCAGCCAGTAGCGCCAGAATGGGGGCCTGACGGCTTTAACCCCTTTAACCCCGGTGGGATTGTCGCTCACCACATCGCCGCTGGTATCGTCGGCATCATCGCAGGCTTATTTCACCTGACAGTTAGACCACCCGAACGGCTTTACAAAGCTCTGCGGATGGGGAACATTGAAACCGTACTTTCTAGCAGTATTGCGGCAGTATTCTTTGCCGCTTTTGTGGTAGCAGGTACGATGTGGTACGGTAACGCCACTACCCCCATTGAACTGTTTGGCCCTACCCGTTATCAGTGGGATCAAGGTTACTTCCGTCAAGAAATTGACCGTCGCGTCCAAAACAGCGTGGCTCAAGGTGCTAGTTTGTCGGAAGCTTGGTCACAAATTCCCGAAAAACTTGCATTTTATGACTATGTAGGTAATAGCCCCGCGAAAGGTGGTCTATTCCGTACAGGGCCGATGGTTAAGGGTGATGGTATTGCCCAATCTTGGCAAGGCCACGCGGTATTCACAGATTCTGAAGGACGGGAATTGACAGTACGTCGTCTGCCCAACTTCTTTGAAACCTTCCCAGTTATCTTAACTGACAAAGATGGTGTGATCCGCGCTGATATTCCTTTCCGTCGGGCAGAATCCAGATACAGCTTTGAGCAATCTGGTGTAACTGTCAGCTTCTATGGCGGTGATCTCAATGGCAAAACCTTTACAGAGCCGGCAGAAGTCAAAAAATATGCCCGTAAAGCTCAAGGCGGCGAAATATTTGAATTTGACCGGGAAACCTTGAACTCTGACGGTGTATTCCGGACTAGCCCCAGAGGTTGGTTTACCTTTGGTCACGCTGTCTTTGCTCTGTTGTTCTTCTTTGGTCACATCTGGCACGGTGCTCGGACAATTTACCGAGATGTATTCGCCGGCGTCGAAGCGGATTTGGAAGAACAAGTCGAATGGGGCTTATTCCAGAAAGTGGGTGACAAGACAACTCGCCGGAAGGGTGCCTAA
- a CDS encoding 30S ribosomal protein S1, with amino-acid sequence MVNQNLTATEIEFTHEDFAALLDKYDYHFSPGDIVPGTVFSIEPRGALIDIGAKTAAYIPIQEMSINRVDAPEEVLQSNETREFFILTDENEDGQLTLSIRRIEYMRAWERVRQLQAEDATVRSGVFATNRGGALVRIEGLRGFIPGSHISTRKPKEELVGEELPLKFLEVDEERNRLVLSHRRALVERKMNRLEVGEVVIGTVRGIKPYGAFIDIGGVSGLLHISEISHEHIDTPHSVFNVNDEVKVMIIDLDAERGRISLSTKQLEPEPGDMIKNRDLVYDKAEEMAAKYREQLLAKQQGLTATAVEEEIPSATETEEEIPSATEEEIPSAIEEEIPAAIED; translated from the coding sequence ATGGTCAATCAGAATTTAACCGCTACAGAAATTGAATTTACCCACGAAGATTTCGCTGCTCTACTTGATAAGTACGATTATCACTTCAGCCCTGGTGATATAGTGCCAGGTACAGTTTTTAGTATAGAGCCGCGCGGCGCTCTGATTGACATAGGTGCTAAAACAGCAGCATACATCCCCATACAAGAAATGTCTATTAACCGGGTCGATGCCCCGGAAGAAGTCTTACAGTCTAACGAGACGCGGGAATTTTTTATTCTCACTGACGAAAACGAAGATGGTCAATTGACCCTTTCGATTCGTCGGATTGAATACATGCGCGCTTGGGAACGGGTGCGCCAATTACAAGCTGAAGACGCCACTGTTCGCTCTGGTGTATTTGCTACTAACCGTGGTGGTGCGCTGGTCAGAATTGAAGGATTGCGCGGCTTTATTCCCGGCTCCCATATCAGCACTCGCAAACCCAAAGAAGAATTGGTAGGTGAAGAACTACCATTGAAATTTTTGGAAGTAGACGAAGAACGGAACCGTCTTGTACTGTCCCACCGTCGAGCGCTGGTTGAACGGAAGATGAACCGCCTCGAAGTTGGCGAAGTGGTAATTGGTACAGTTCGCGGAATTAAACCTTACGGCGCCTTTATTGATATCGGTGGCGTCAGCGGTCTACTACACATCTCCGAAATTTCTCACGAGCATATCGACACACCACATAGCGTCTTTAATGTCAATGATGAAGTCAAAGTGATGATCATTGACTTGGATGCAGAAAGAGGTCGGATTTCCCTCTCCACCAAACAGCTCGAACCAGAACCCGGTGATATGATTAAGAACCGCGATTTGGTCTACGATAAAGCAGAAGAAATGGCAGCTAAGTATCGGGAACAGCTGCTAGCCAAACAACAAGGTTTGACAGCTACAGCAGTTGAAGAAGAGATTCCCTCAGCAACTGAAACTGAAGAGGAAATTCCCTCAGCAACTGAAGAAGAAATTCCCTCAGCAATTGAAGAAGAAATCCCAGCAGCTATTGAAGATTAG
- a CDS encoding photosystem II reaction center protein T, whose product MESVAYILIFTLCIGVLFFAIAFREPPRIETKKEK is encoded by the coding sequence ATGGAAAGCGTTGCGTACATCTTGATTTTCACGCTGTGTATAGGAGTTCTTTTCTTTGCGATCGCATTTCGTGAACCTCCTCGCATTGAAACCAAGAAAGAAAAATAA